The Mycolicibacterium cosmeticum sequence CTGGCCGCCGCGACCGCCGACGGCGCCGACGTGGTGCAGTTCTTCCTCGGCAACCCGCAGAGCTGGAAGAAACCCGCTCCGCGTGACGACGCCGAGATTCTGCGGGCCTCGACCGTGCCGCTCTATGTGCACGCGCCATACCTGATCAACGTCGCCTCGGCCAACAACAAGGTGCGCATCCCGTCGCGCAAGATCCTGCAGGACACCTGCGACGCCGCCGCGGCCATCGGCGCCACCGCCGTGATCGTGCACGGCGGGCACGCCGACGACAAGGATCTGGACGCCGGCTTCGAGCGCTGGGTCAAGGCGCTCGACGCACTGAACACCGAGGTCCCGGTGTACCTGGAGAACACCGCCGGCGGTGACCACGCGATGGCCCGCCACTTCGACACCATCGCCCGGTTGTGGGACCACATCGGAGACAAGGGAATCGGCTTCTGCCTGGACACCTGCCATGCGTGGGCGGCGGGGGAGGCGCTGGTCGACGCGGTGGAGCGGATCCGGTCCATCACCGGCCGCATCGACCTGGTGCACTGCAACGATTCCCGCGACGCCGCCGGCTCGGGTGCCGACCGGCACGCCAACTTCGGCCTGGGCCAGATCGACCCGCAACTGCTGGCCGCGGTGGTCAAGGCCGCCGACGCCCCGGTGATCTGCGAGACCTCCGAAGAGGGCCGCAAGGACGATATCGCCTTCCTGCGCGAGAACGTCTAACCGGCGAGGTAGACCTTCCGCAGCGTCTCGGTGACCGTCCACACCGTCTCGGTGCCGGCGGCCAGGCGCACCACGTCGCCCGGGCCGAGCGTCAACGGTGCTGTGCCGTCGGCGAATTCGACGGTCGCCGCACCGGAGAGCACGACGAACACCTCGTCGGCCTCGACATCGGGCATCACCCCGGGCGTCATCTCCCAGACGCCGATCTCCAGTCCGCCGAATTCGGTCAGCGTGTGCACCCCGGTGCGCGCGGAGCTGTCAGGGACCGGCTCCAGGGTGAGTTCCAGGTCGGCGGCGCGGATGGCGGAATTCGGCTTCACCGGACACATATTACAGATCTTGTGCGACTGTCGAAAAAGTGTAACAGTGGGACCATGCGAGATACCCATGTCGTGACCAATCAGGTCCCGCCGCTGGAGAACTACAACGCCGCCACCTTCCCCGCGCTCGCCGAGGCGCTCATCCGCGAGGGCGGCGAATGGGGCATCGACGAGGTGCACGAGGTCGGTGCGCTCGGCGGCAGCCGGCAGGCCCAGCGCTGGGGCGACCTGGCCGACCGCAACGTGCCGATCCTGCACACCCACGACCGGTACGGCCACCGCATCGACGAGGTCGAATACGACCCGGCCTACCACGAGCTGATGAACGCGGCGATCACCCACGGCCTGCACGCCGCGCCATGGGCCGACGACCGGCCCGGCGCGCACGTGGTCCGAGCGGCCAAGATGTCGGCCTGGACCCCCGAGCCCGGGCACGTCTGCCCGATCTCGATGACCTACGCCGTCGTGCCCGCGCTGCGCTTCAACCCCGAACTCGCGGCGATCTACGAGCCGCTGCTCACCAGCCGCGTCTACGACCCCGAACTCAAGGTGCCGGCCACCAAGGCCGGGATCACGGCCGGCATGTCGATGACCGAGAAGCAGGGCGGCTCCGACGTGCGCGCCGGCACCACCCAAGCCACCCCGAACGGCGACGGCAGCTACACCCTGGTCGGGCACAAGTGGTTCACCTCGGCGCCGATGGGGGACATCTTCCTGGTGCTGGCCCAGGCGGGCGGCAGGGGCGAGCGCAGCGACGGGGGGAACGGAGGCCTGAGCTGCTTCTTCCTGCCCCGCGTGCTGCCCGACGGCACCCGCAACCGCATGTTCATCCAGCGGCTCAAGGACAAGCTCGGCAACCACGCCAACGCCTCCAGCGAGATCGAGTACGACGGTGCCACCGCCTGGCTGGTGGGCGAGGAGGGCCGCGGGGTCAAGACCATCATCGAGATGGTCAACCTGACCCGGCTGGACTGCACACTGGGCAGCGCCACCAGCATGCGCACCGGGCTGACCCGCGCCGTGCATCACGCCCAGCACCGAAAGGCGTTCGGCGCCTACCTGATCGACCAACCGCTGATGCGCAACGTGCTGGCCGACCTGGCGGTCGAGGCCGAGGCGGCGACCATGCTGGCGATGCGGATGGCCGGGGCCACCGACAAGGCCGTGCACGGTGACGAACGCGAATCCCTGCTGCGCCGTATCGGTTTGGCCGCGGGCAAGTACTGGGTGTGCAAACGCGCGACGCCGCACGCGGCCGAGGCCATGGAGTGCTTCGGCGGCAACGGCTACGCCGAGGAGTCCGGCATGCCGCGGCTGTACCGGGAAGCACCCCTGATGGGCATCTGGGAGGGCTCGGGCAACGTCAGTGCACTGGACACGTTGCGCGCCATGGCAACCCGGCCGGAGTGTGTGGAGGTGCTGTTCGACGAACTGGCCCAGGCGTCCGAGCCCCGCCTGGACGCCCACGTCGCCGCCCTCAAGGCGCAGCTGAGCGACTTCGACAACATCGAATACCGGGCCCGCAAGATCGCCGAGGACATCAGCCTGGCGCTGCAGGGTGCGCTGCTGGTCCGCCACGGTCACCCGGCCGTCGCCGAGGCGTTCCTGGCCACCCGGCTGGACCGGCAGTGGGGCGGGGCGTACGGCACGCTGCCCGCCGGGTTGGACCTGGCCCCGATCCTCGAGCGCGCCCTGGTCAAGGGATGAGCGATCCGAAGACGGCGCCCTTGAAAACGGCGCCCTTGAAAACCATGACCTACGAGGTCACCGACCGGGTCGCGCGGATCACCTTCAACCGGCCGGAGAAGGGCAATTCGATCGTCGCCGACACCCCGCTGGAACTCGCGGCGTGTGTCGAGCGGGCCGACCTGGATCCGGCCGTGCACGTGATCCTGGTATCCGGGCGGGGTGAGGGGTTCTGCGCCGGATTCGACCTGTCCGCCTACGCCGACGGCACCTCGTCGGCCGGCGGTGACGGCCGGTACGAGGGCACGGTGCTGGACGGCCGGACCCAGGCCGTCAACCACCTGCCGGACCGGCCCTGGGATCCGATGATCGACTATCAGATGATGAGCCGCTTCGTCCGCGGCTTCGCCAGCCTGATGCGCGCGGACAAGCCGACGGTGGTCAAGATCCACGGCTACTGTGTCGCCGGCGGTACCGATATCGCGCTGCACGCCGACCAGGTGATCGCCGCGGCCGACGCCAAGATCGGCTACCCGCCGATGCGGGTGTGGGGGGTGCCCGCGGCCGGTCTGTGGGCGCACCGGCTCGGGGACCAACGCGCGAAAAGGCTGCTGTTCACCGGCGATTGCATCACCGGGGCGCAGGCCGCCGAATGGGGCCTGGCCGTGGAGGCGCCCGCGCCGGAAGACCTGGACGAGCGGACCGAACGCCTCGTCGAACGCATCGCCGCGATGCCGGTGAACCAACTCATCATGGCCAAGCTGGCCTGCAACACCGCACTGCTGCAGCAGGGCGTGGCGACCAGCCAGATGGTCAGCACGGTGTTCGACGGTATCGCCAGGCACACCCCCGAGGGCCACGCCTTCGTCGCCGACGCGACCGCCCACGGCTTCCGCGAGGCGGTGCGTCACCGCGACGAACCGCTGGGGGACTACGGTCGCCGCACCTCCGGGGTGTGAGATGCTGCGCCTGACGGCCAGGTCCGTGGTGCTCAGCGTGCTGCTCGGCGCGCACCCGGCGTGGGCGACGACGGCCGAATTGATCCGGCTGACATCGGATTTCGACATCAAGGAGGCCACGCTGCGGGTGGCGCTGACCCGGATGGTCGGCGCCGGGGATCTGGTCCGCTCCGACGACGGATACCGGCTGTCGGAACGCCTGCTGGCCAGGCAGCGCCGGCAGGACGACGCCATCGCGCCTCAGCTGCGGACCTGGAACGGGGACTGGCTCACGTGCGTGATCACCGCCGTCGGTGCCGATGCGCGCAGCCGCGCCGAACTGCGAAACACCTTGGCGCACAGCCGGTTCGGCGAGCTCCGCGAAGGGTTGTGGCTACGGCCCGACAACCTGACCCAGCCGGTGCCCGCCGGCGACCGGGTACGGGTGCTGCGCTCCCGCGACGACGACGCGGCCGGGCTCGCGGCCCTGCTGTGGGATCTGCCGGTGTGGGCACGGACCGGTCGGGCACTGCTGGACGACATGGCGGCCGCCCGCGATGTACCCGGCCGATTCGTGACGGCGGCGGGCATCGTCCGGCACCTGGTAACCGACCCGGTGCTGCCCGCGGAATTGCTGCCCGCCGACTGGCCGGGTGACGCACTGCGCGGTGCCTACCAGGAATTCGCTGCCGAGTTGGCGGCGCTACGCGACAAGGTGGAGGCGACATGACAGGTTCGGCGGGCAGGAGCGAAGCGACCGGGGGAGGGGTCCGCACCGAACGCAACGGACCGGTGACCACGGTGATCATCGACCGGCCGCAGGCCCGTAACGCCGTCGACGGCCCGACCGCGGCGCAGCTGTACGCGGCGTTCGACGAATTCGACAAGGACGACTCGGCGGCCGTCGCCGTGCTCTGGGGCGACAACGGAACCTTCTGTGCCGGAGCCGATCTCAAGGCCTTCGGCACTCCGGAGATGAATCAGACCCACCGCACCGGCCCGGGCCCGATGGGTCCCACGCGGATGGTGCTGTCCAAACCGGTGATCGCCGCCGTCGCCGGTTACGCGGTGGCCGGTGGGCTGGAACTGGCGCTGTGGGCCGACCTGCGGATCGCCGAGCAGGACGCGGTGTTCGGGGTGTTCTGCCGGCGCTGGGGTGTCCCGCTGATCGACGGCGGTACCGTGCGCCTACCCCGGCTGATCGGGCAGAGCCGGGCCATGGATCTGATCCTCACCGGGCGGGCGGTCGACGCCACCGAGGCGCTGGCGATCGGGCTGGCCAACCGGGTGGTCCCCACGGGTGACGCGCGCCGGGCCGCCGAGGAACTGGCCGCCGAACTGGCCGCGTCACCGCAGCTGTGCCTGCGTGCCGACCGCCTCTCCGCCCTGCATCAATGGGGTGAATCCGAGCAGGCGGCAATGGATTTCGAATTCGGTAGCCTCCAGCAGGTGGCCGCCGAATCGCTGGCAGGCGCCAAGCGGTTCGCCGACGGGGCCGGTCGGCACGGCGCCCGGGCCGATTAACCCTTGCTGATCTTGTTACCCGACCCCAGATCCTCGACCTTGGGGCTGCCGTCTGTGTAGACGACGGTATTGTTCAGCCCGACCACGCTGATCTCCTTGTCCACATGCTCGAAGGTCAGCTTGTTGTCCGCCCCGCCGATGTTCACGCTGGAGCAGGTCCCCTTCACGGTCAGCGTGTTGTTGGAACCGCCGATATTGAGCGATTTACCTTGAGCGCAGTCGATTTCGGCCGACGTGCCGAACGACCCGTAGTTGATGGTGTTGCCGATCTCCACCTGCGCGCCCGACGTGCCGGCGGTCGCGGTCGGCGCGGGGCCCTCGGAGTTGTCCGCGCCGCAGCCGGCCAGGCCCAGCGTCAGAAGCGCCGCGGCGGCCGAACCGACGATGTGTACGGATCGCATGTTTCCCTCGATTCTGGTCCCGACCCAGCTGACGACACATCCAGCCTAGGTGACCGGCACGTTGATGATGGGCCGTCGCTCGCCCGCGCCGGGGCCGTCGAAATGCCACCACTCACCGGCGTACGGGGCGAATCCGCCCGCCGTCATCGCCGCCCGCAGCACCGCCCGGTTGCGTTGCGCGGCCGCGCTGACCCCGTCGGTGGCGTAGGCGTTGGCCACCGGGGTGAAATCGTCGAAACCCGTGCCCATATCGGTCAATCCGGTGCGGCCGGCCGTCGTCACATCCACCGAGCGGCCCGATTCGTGGCTCTTCGAGTACGGGCCCGGCTTGGCCACCCAGGCCGGGTTGGACACCACGTCGAACATCCGCACCTGAACGTCATGCGGCCGGTAGCAGTCCCAGAACACCAGCACCAGCCCGTCGGCGCGCAGCCGCGCGGCGGCCGTCGCCAGACCGTCGGCCAGCGATTCGTGCACCAGGCACCGCGCACCGGCCGGATACAGCGGCTCGCCGACGAAATTGTCCGCGGTGGCGTAACGCAGGTCGACGACGGCGTCCGGCACGATCGTGCGCACGTCGACGAAGCCGACCGCCCGGGCCGCGTCCGATACCGGCGGCACGGGGACGTCGGGAACCCCTGGGACTCCTGGAACGCTGGTGGACACCGGTTTCACCGCCACCGGGGCCGGCGCGCACGCGGCCGCACAGCACACCAGGAGCAGACCGAGCAGCCGTCGCACAAGGTCAGGCGCGGTTGATGCGGTTGGTCATCCCGAGCTCACGGCCGCGGTCGATCACCGCCGGGTCTCCGGAGTGATAGATCACCGTCTGGTCATAGCCGTAGACGGTGATGTCGTTGACGACGTTGTCGGCGATCACGATGTTCGACGATCCCTGCAGCGCCACGCCCCAGCAGCTGCCCTTGGCGTTGATGGTGTTCCCGGTGCCGGTGACGAACAGCGTCGCGTTGTTGCAGTCCAGCGTCTGCACCACACCCTGGCCGGTGATGTGGGTGTCGCCGTTCTTGGCGCCCGCGGGTGCCGCCGACGCCATGGCCGCCGGAACCACCAGAGCACATGCCACCGCGGACCGCAGGATCGTCTGCACAGACACCTTCGCCACCTCCCTTGCCTGAGAAGAGTACGTTGCCGGGACCACGGTAGAACGTGTTATCACCGGTTACCGGATCGGCCCGATGGGGTCGCCGCGGGCGTGGTCCCTCGGTAGCGTGTGCTCGATGCGTCGGCGTGGCACTGCAGCGGTGGTGGGCGTGATCGTCGCGGCCCTGACGCCGGGATGCAGCCAGACCGTCGGTGGCACTGCGCGGTTGGCCACGCCGGGCGGGCCGGCCGACGACCGCAGCTACGGGTACGCGGACAACCGCTGCGGCCTGTTGCAGGACAGCACGGTGTCCCAGACCCTCGGTGCCGACAAGGTCGTGCGCCCCTACAGCGGGGCGGTGTGCCAGTACGTCCTGGACCGCAAGGGCACCGTGATCGACGTGGTGTTCGCCTGGTTCGACACCGGCACCCTCGATCGGGAGCGCGCACTGGCAGCCGAGCGCGGCGCGCAGATCACCGACACCGTCATCGAACGGCACAACGGCTTCCTGGCCCGGCGCGACGGGGTGGGTGTCGCATGCGCGGCCACCGCCGCCGGCGGCGGCGGAGTGCTGAGCTGGTGGGTGCAATACCGCCACCAGTCCACCGGCGACCCGTGCCCGGACGCGGAGAAGCTGTTGTCGGCGACCCTGAAATCGGATCTCTGACATGAGGGCGGCGCTGATCGTGATGTGCGCGGCGGCCGTGCTGGCCGGCTGCGGCGCGGCGGGGGAGCCGGGCGGGCCCAACACCCCGGCGGCATCGACCGCCGAGCAGTCGGGCTTCCGCGGCACCGACTGCAACGGCATCACCGATGCGGACATCACCGCGGCGGCGGGCAGGGCGATGTTCGGTGCGGCCGTGGTCAGCGATGCCGGCTGCTTCTGGCAGGAGAACACGCTGATCGGCTCGTTCGGGGCCGGGATGGGCATCTCCACCTGGTGGTACCGGGGCAGCGACATGGACACCGAGCGGGGCTTGGAACAGCAGGCCGGACGCACCGTCGTCGAACTGGCCGTGGACGGCAACCGGGGGTTCAAGGCGTTCGACGCGAACGCCTGCAGCATCTACGTCGCCAAGGGCCGCGACGTCATCACGTGGTCCATCCAGACCATGAATCCGGCGATGCTGCCCGATCTGTGCACGATCACCGAGCAGCTTGCCCAGCTCAGCCAGGACCGCGTGAACTAGAGTCCTTCGTTGACCCGACAGCGGGTGCCCACCGGAACACGGCCGATCAAGCGAGGGATAACGCGAATATGGCAGCGCGAGTGACCAAACTCAGTCGCGATGCCATCGTGAACGCGGCACTGGTGTTCCTGGACCGCGAAGGCTGGGATGCGCTGACCATCAACGCCCTGGCCACCCAGCTGGGCACCAAGGGCCCGTCGCTGTACAACCACGTGCAGAGCCTGGACGACCTGCGCCGCACCGTCCGGATGCGGGTGATCGACGACATCATCGGCATGCTCAACGCGGTCGGTCAGGGCCGCACCCGGGACGACGCCGTCGTCACGATGGCCAGCGCCTACCGCAGTTACGCCCACCACCATCCGGGCCGGTACTCCGCGTTCACCCGGATGCCGCTGGGCGGCGACGATCCCGAATACACCGCCGCCACCAGGGCCGCCGCGGGACCCGTGCTGGAGGCGCTGGCCTCCTACGGCATCGACGGCGACAACGCGTTCTACGCCGCCCTGGAATTCTGGTCGGCGTTGCACGGGTTCGTGCTGTTGGAGATGACCGGGGTGATGGACGACGTCGACACCGACGCGGTGTTCACCGATATGGTGCTGAGGCTGGCGGCGGGTATGCAGAAGCGCTGACGTGCCGTTGCAGTCCCGGTCTGACCTGCGATAAGGCCGTTACGCACGGGTTTGGTTGCGCGCGGGCACCCCTGGTATTGTGGATCCCCGTGCCTGGTCGACAGGGCCGCATGCTGCCGGAAAACGGTCGGTATGCCTGTGCGCCGGGCGGATTCGTATGTCTGCAGGCATCGGAATGCTATCGATCGGATGGGTTTCTGGTGCGTGCGACACGCCCGATCGCGGGGTAAGCGGTAGGGCGGAAAGAGCAGTACAGAGACTTACGCACCATCGAGAACAGCAGCAACGAAGCAACACAGAAAGCCGGTACATGCCAACCATCAACCAGCTGGTCCGCAAGGGTCGCCGCGACAAGGTCGCCAAGGTGAAGACCGCGGCGCTCAAGGGCAGCCCGCAGCGCCGTGGCGTGTGCACCCGCGTGTACACCACCACCCCGAAGAAGCCGAACTCGGCGCTTCGTAAGGTCGCGCGTGTTCGCCTGACCAGCGCGGTCGAGGTCACCGCGTACATCCCGGGTGAGGGTCACAACCTGCAGGAGCACTCGATGGTGCTGGTGCGTGGTGGTCGTGTGAAGGACCTCCCCGGTGTGCGCTACAAGATCATCCGCGGCTCGCTGGACACCCAGGGTGTCAAGAACCGCAAGCAGGCACGTAGCCGTTACGGCGCGAAGAAGGAGAAGAGCTGATGCCGCGCAAGGGTCCCGCGCCGAAGCGCCCGTTGGTCAACGATCCGGTCTACGGGTCGCAGCTGGTCACCCAGCTGGTCAACAAAGTCCTGCTGGACGGGAAGAAATCGCTGGCCGAGCGCATTGTTTATGGTGCGCTGGAGCAGGCCCGGGAGAAGACCGGCACGGATCCGGTGGTCACCCTCAAGCGCGCCATGGACAACGTGAAGCCGTCGCTTGAGGTGCGCAGCCGCCGCGTCGGTGGTGCCACCTACCAGGTGCCGGTCGAGGTGCGGGCCGAGCGCTCGACCACGCTGGCCCTGCGCTGGCTGGTCAGCTTCTCCAAGGCTCGCCGTGAGAAGACCATGATCGAGCGCCTCGCCAACGAGATCCTCGACGCCAGCAATGGCCTGGGTGCCGCCGTCAAGCGGCGCGAGGACACCCACAAGATGGCCGAAGCGAACCGGGCCTTCGCGCACTACCGCTGGTGATCGTCTGCGCCGGCTCGGCGCAGAGCCGGCGGGCACACCAATAGCAACCAAGCAAGCGAAAGAGTGGGAATCTAGCCGTGGCACAGGACGTGCTCACCGACCTCACGAAGGTCCGCAATATCGGCATCATGGCGCACATCGACGCCGGCAAGACGACGACGACCGAGCGCATTCTCTTCTACACCGGTATCTCGTACAAGATCGGTGAGGTGCACGACGGTGCCGCCACGATGGACTGGATGGAGCAGGAGCAGGAGCGGGGTATCACCATCACCTCGGCTGCCACCACCTGCTTCTGGAACGACAACCAGATCAACATCATCGACACCCCCGGCCACGTCGACTTCACCGTCGAGGTGGAGCGCTCGCTGCGCGTGCTCGACGGTGCCGTCGCCGTCTTCGACGGCAAGGAAGGCGTCGAGCCGCAGTCCGAGCAGGTGTGGCGGCAGGCCGACAAGTACGACGTCCCGCGCATCTGCTTCGTCAACAAGATGGACAAGCTGGGCGCCGACTTCTACTTCTCGGTGCAGACCATGAAGGACCGCCTCGGCGCCAACGTGATCCCGATCCAGCTGCCGATCGGCGCCGAGAACGACTTCGAGGGCGTCGTCGACCTGGTCGAGATGAAGGCCAAGGTGTGGCGCGGCGAGACCAAGCTCGGTGAGAAGTACGACGTTGTCGAGATCCCGGCCGACCTTCAGGAGAAGGCCGAGGAGTACCGCACCGCGATGATCGAGGCGGTCGCCGAGACCGACGAGGCGCTGCTGGAGAAGTACCTGGGCGGCGAGGAGCTCACCGTCGAGGAGATCAAGGGTGGTCTGCGCAAGCTGACCATCAGCAGCGAGGCCTACCCGGTGCTGTGCGGTTCGGCGTTCAAGAACAAGGGCGTGCAGCCCATGCTCGACGCCGTCATCGACTACCTGCCCAACCCGCTGGACGTGCCGGCCGCCGAGGGACACGTCCCCGGCAAGGAAGACGAGATCATCTCTCGTAAGCCGTCGGCCGACGAGCCGTTCTCGGGCCTGGCGTTCAAGGTCGCCACGCACCCGTTCTTCGGCAAGCTGACCTACGTGCGGGTGTACTCGGGCAAGGTCGACTCCGGCGCTCAGGTCATCAACTCGACCAAGGGCAAGAAGGAGCGCCTGGGCAAGCTGTTCCAGATGCACTCCAACAAGGAGAACCCGGTCGAATCGGCGTCCGCCGGCCACATCTACGCGGTGATCGGCCTCAAGGACACCACCACCGGTGACACCCTGAGCGATCCGAACAACCAGATCGTGCTGGAGTCGATGACCTTCCCGGATCCGGTCATCGAGGTCGCCATCGAGCCCAAGACCAAGAGTGACCAGGAGAAGCTGGGCACCGCGATCCAGAAGCTCGCCGAAGAGGACCCGACCTTCAAGGTGCACCTGGACCAGGAGACCGGCCAGACCGTCATCGGCGGTATGGGCGAGCTGCACCTGGACATCCTGGTCGACCGCATGAAGCGCGAGTTCAAGGTCGAGGCCAACGTCGGCAAGCCGCAGGTGGCCTACAAGGAGACCATCCGCCGCGCCGTGCAGAACGTCGAATACACCCACAAGAAGCAGACGGGTGGTTCGGGCCAGTTCGCGAAGGTCATCATCAACCTCGAGCCTTTCGAGGGCGAGGACGGCGCGACCTACGAGTTCGAGAACAAGGTCACCGGTGGCCGTATCCCGCGTGAGTACATCCCGTCGGTGGACGCCGGTGCGCAGGATGCCATGCAGTACGGCGTGCTGGCCGGTTACCCGCTGGTGAACGTCAAGGTGACGCTGCTCGACGGCGCCTACCACGACGTCGACTCGTCGGAAATGGCCTTCAAGGTGGCAGGTTCGCAGGCGCTGAAGAAGGCGGCCCAGTCCGCCCAGCCGGTGATCCTCGAACCCATCATGGCCGTCGAGGTCACCACGCCCGAGGACTACATGGGCGACGTGATCGGCGACTTGAACTCCCGCCGTGGTCAGATCCAGGCCATGGAGGAGCGCAGCGGTGCGCGTGTCGTCAAGGCGCAGGTGCCGCTGTCGGAGATGTTCGGCTACGTCGGCGACCTCCGGTCGAAGACCCAGGGCCGGGCCAACTACTCCATGGTGTTCGACTCGTACGCCGAGGTTCCGGCGAACGTGTCGAAGGAGATCATCGCGAAGGCGACTGGTCAGTAGACCGGCTGTCTTGGCAGACAACGCAATACCCATCAACACTGCTTAGTACAAGCACCAACAAGTCCAGGAGGACACCACAGTGGCGAAGGCGAAGTTCGAGCGGACGAAGCCGCACGTCAACATCGGGACCATCGGTCACGTTGACCACGGCAAGACCACGCTGACTGCAGCAATCACCAAGGTTCTGCACGACAAGTACCCCGATTTGAACGAGTCGCGCGCATTCGACCAGATCGACAATGCGCCCGAGGAGCGTCAGCGCGGTATCACCATCAACATCTCGCATGTTGAGTACCAGACCGACAAGCGCCACTACGCCCACGTGGACGCCCCCGGTCACGCCGACTACATCAAGAACATGATCACCGGTGCGGCCCAGATGGACGGCGCCATCCTCGTGGTGGCCGCCACCGACGGCCCGATGCCGCAGACCCGCGAGCACGTGCTGCTGGCCCGCCAGGTCGGTGTGCCCTACATCCTGGTCGCCCTGAACAAGTCCGACATGGTCGACGACGAGGAACTCCTCGAGCTCGTCGAGATGGAGGTCCGGGAGCTGCTGTCGGCTCAGGACTTCGACGAGGACGCCCCCGTCGTCCGCGTCTCGGCGCTGAAGGCGCTCGAGGGTGACCCGACCTGGGTCAAGTCCGTCGAGGACCTGATGGACGCCGTCGACGAGTCGATCCCGGACCCGGTCCGCGAGACCGACAAGCCGTTCCTGATGCCCGTCGAGGACGTCTTCACCATCACCGGTCGTGGCACCGTGGTGACCGGTCGCGTCGAGCGTGGCGTGATCAACGTCAACGAAGAGGTCGAGATCGTCGGCATCCGTCCCGGCACCACCAAGACCACGGTCACCGGTGTCGAGATGTTCCGCAAGCTGCTCGACCAGGGCCAGGCCGGTGACAACGTCGGTCTGCTGGTTCGTGGCGTGAAGCGCGAGGACGTCGAGCGCGGCCAGGTCATCGTGAAGCCGGGCACCACCACCCCGCACACCGAGTTCGAGGGCAGCGTCTACATCCTGTCCAAGGACGAGGGTGGCCGCCACACGCCGTTCTTCAACAACTACCGTCCGCAGTTCTACTTCCGTACCACGGACGTGACCGGCGTGGTGACCCTGCCCGAGGGCACCGAGATGGTGATGCCCGGTGACAACACCGACATCTCCGTCAAGCTGATCCAGCCCGTCGCCATGGACGAGGGCCTGCGGTTCGCCATCCGCGAGGGTGGCCGTACCGTCGGCGCCGGCCGGGTTACCAAGATCATCAAGTAGGCACCGCCTACGTGATCATCAAGTGATCTAGCTCTGCTGCGAAAGCGGCGCTCACCTTCGGGTGGGCGCCGCTTTTCGTTTCCCCCGTGCCGCCCAAACGCACGTTTGGGCGGATTTGTGCGAGTGGAATCGGGCCGAACGTCGATCTCGGCGCGGGGCCTCAGAGGTCGTCGATGCTGAGGATGCCGTCCTGGACGGCCCTGGCGATCAATGCGGCCTTGGTCGGCGCCGGCCGGCCGACGGCCGCGTACTTGGCCCGGGCCCGCTGCAGGTGGGTGCGGACCGTCGACGGTTCGATGAACAGGCGCTTGGCGACGAATTCCTTGTTCTCGGTCTGGAACCAGGCGATCAGTACCTCGCGTTCCCGGGTGCTCAGCCCCGGGCGTCCGACCGTCCGGT is a genomic window containing:
- the rpsL gene encoding 30S ribosomal protein S12; translation: MPTINQLVRKGRRDKVAKVKTAALKGSPQRRGVCTRVYTTTPKKPNSALRKVARVRLTSAVEVTAYIPGEGHNLQEHSMVLVRGGRVKDLPGVRYKIIRGSLDTQGVKNRKQARSRYGAKKEKS
- a CDS encoding DUF3558 domain-containing protein, with translation MRAALIVMCAAAVLAGCGAAGEPGGPNTPAASTAEQSGFRGTDCNGITDADITAAAGRAMFGAAVVSDAGCFWQENTLIGSFGAGMGISTWWYRGSDMDTERGLEQQAGRTVVELAVDGNRGFKAFDANACSIYVAKGRDVITWSIQTMNPAMLPDLCTITEQLAQLSQDRVN
- a CDS encoding DUF3558 domain-containing protein; the encoded protein is MRRRGTAAVVGVIVAALTPGCSQTVGGTARLATPGGPADDRSYGYADNRCGLLQDSTVSQTLGADKVVRPYSGAVCQYVLDRKGTVIDVVFAWFDTGTLDRERALAAERGAQITDTVIERHNGFLARRDGVGVACAATAAGGGGVLSWWVQYRHQSTGDPCPDAEKLLSATLKSDL
- the fusA gene encoding elongation factor G, with protein sequence MAHIDAGKTTTTERILFYTGISYKIGEVHDGAATMDWMEQEQERGITITSAATTCFWNDNQINIIDTPGHVDFTVEVERSLRVLDGAVAVFDGKEGVEPQSEQVWRQADKYDVPRICFVNKMDKLGADFYFSVQTMKDRLGANVIPIQLPIGAENDFEGVVDLVEMKAKVWRGETKLGEKYDVVEIPADLQEKAEEYRTAMIEAVAETDEALLEKYLGGEELTVEEIKGGLRKLTISSEAYPVLCGSAFKNKGVQPMLDAVIDYLPNPLDVPAAEGHVPGKEDEIISRKPSADEPFSGLAFKVATHPFFGKLTYVRVYSGKVDSGAQVINSTKGKKERLGKLFQMHSNKENPVESASAGHIYAVIGLKDTTTGDTLSDPNNQIVLESMTFPDPVIEVAIEPKTKSDQEKLGTAIQKLAEEDPTFKVHLDQETGQTVIGGMGELHLDILVDRMKREFKVEANVGKPQVAYKETIRRAVQNVEYTHKKQTGGSGQFAKVIINLEPFEGEDGATYEFENKVTGGRIPREYIPSVDAGAQDAMQYGVLAGYPLVNVKVTLLDGAYHDVDSSEMAFKVAGSQALKKAAQSAQPVILEPIMAVEVTTPEDYMGDVIGDLNSRRGQIQAMEERSGARVVKAQVPLSEMFGYVGDLRSKTQGRANYSMVFDSYAEVPANVSKEIIAKATGQ
- a CDS encoding TetR/AcrR family transcriptional regulator, with the protein product MAARVTKLSRDAIVNAALVFLDREGWDALTINALATQLGTKGPSLYNHVQSLDDLRRTVRMRVIDDIIGMLNAVGQGRTRDDAVVTMASAYRSYAHHHPGRYSAFTRMPLGGDDPEYTAATRAAAGPVLEALASYGIDGDNAFYAALEFWSALHGFVLLEMTGVMDDVDTDAVFTDMVLRLAAGMQKR
- the rpsG gene encoding 30S ribosomal protein S7, with product MPRKGPAPKRPLVNDPVYGSQLVTQLVNKVLLDGKKSLAERIVYGALEQAREKTGTDPVVTLKRAMDNVKPSLEVRSRRVGGATYQVPVEVRAERSTTLALRWLVSFSKARREKTMIERLANEILDASNGLGAAVKRREDTHKMAEANRAFAHYRW
- a CDS encoding DUF3060 domain-containing protein, encoding MSVQTILRSAVACALVVPAAMASAAPAGAKNGDTHITGQGVVQTLDCNNATLFVTGTGNTINAKGSCWGVALQGSSNIVIADNVVNDITVYGYDQTVIYHSGDPAVIDRGRELGMTNRINRA
- the tuf gene encoding elongation factor Tu, with translation MAKAKFERTKPHVNIGTIGHVDHGKTTLTAAITKVLHDKYPDLNESRAFDQIDNAPEERQRGITINISHVEYQTDKRHYAHVDAPGHADYIKNMITGAAQMDGAILVVAATDGPMPQTREHVLLARQVGVPYILVALNKSDMVDDEELLELVEMEVRELLSAQDFDEDAPVVRVSALKALEGDPTWVKSVEDLMDAVDESIPDPVRETDKPFLMPVEDVFTITGRGTVVTGRVERGVINVNEEVEIVGIRPGTTKTTVTGVEMFRKLLDQGQAGDNVGLLVRGVKREDVERGQVIVKPGTTTPHTEFEGSVYILSKDEGGRHTPFFNNYRPQFYFRTTDVTGVVTLPEGTEMVMPGDNTDISVKLIQPVAMDEGLRFAIREGGRTVGAGRVTKIIK